One window of Desulfobacca acetoxidans DSM 11109 genomic DNA carries:
- a CDS encoding putative CRISPR-associated protein has product MTVQVFVTVGTSAVTNNPDLMGKMSLEALKKELKKEEYYDSLKAKLIKRIGGNLKRYSGPEDTKDFRYYTAELGSLLAMKRTEGMLEQGEKADDNEFFLLHTDTDDGKLCAEVLEEVIKTSYGPAKLTVNVKSIKTEFLNLDDSEGFKKGLLKLQETVEIHCKNSDKKDTRRYFNVTGGYKAIIPYATILAWNKDMDVCYLYEQSTDLIIIPKIAVDCFPSYEKIVEESKISRKQKRIRTLDD; this is encoded by the coding sequence ATGACTGTGCAGGTGTTTGTGACCGTGGGGACGTCGGCAGTTACCAATAATCCTGATCTGATGGGAAAAATGTCCCTGGAAGCATTGAAGAAAGAATTAAAAAAGGAAGAATATTATGATTCCCTAAAAGCCAAGTTAATCAAGCGGATCGGCGGAAATCTGAAAAGATACTCGGGACCCGAGGACACCAAAGACTTCAGGTATTACACTGCCGAATTGGGCAGCCTTTTGGCGATGAAGCGTACCGAAGGTATGTTAGAACAAGGTGAAAAAGCCGACGATAACGAGTTTTTCCTGCTGCACACCGATACGGATGATGGCAAGCTCTGCGCTGAGGTCTTGGAGGAGGTGATTAAAACTTCGTATGGCCCAGCCAAGTTGACGGTGAATGTCAAATCTATAAAAACTGAGTTTCTCAATTTGGATGACTCGGAAGGTTTTAAAAAGGGTTTATTAAAGCTCCAAGAAACGGTTGAAATACATTGTAAGAATTCCGACAAAAAAGATACCCGACGTTATTTTAATGTTACTGGCGGTTATAAGGCCATTATTCCATACGCCACTATTCTTGCTTGGAATAAAGACATGGATGTTTGTTATTTATATGAACAAAGCACTGATCTTATCATTATTCCAAAAATAGCTGTAGATTGCTTCCCTTCATATGAGAAAATTGTAGAGGAATCAAAAATAAGTCGAAAACAAAAAAGAATACGAACGCTTGATGACTAG
- a CDS encoding RAMP superfamily CRISPR-associated protein, which produces MSRFIHPYNFVPLPASVPRQPVETAPGWGRLAEDTYSGYLQADITVFTRLFIPSRRPMDVGWEITTDKHQENKHPVYKKFLYHSVGNKKMIPGSSIKGPVRSVMEVLSDSCLGLYGGKYKKDQHDKKRRLDYSNKASAEVKPGRCRLRAETGGPVTNPADGLCVCCRLFGLAAGGGAEPESGEYTALQGRLTFDDFYLSDADKKVISTSHFTLPELSDPKPWHAQFYLDTGGQIRGRKFYLHYDPDPTKLNTKDKTERNCTIQESILPGAVFTGRIRFTNLTGWELGLLLWGLELDDLPPFDAEGKRTPDLKAHKLGMGKPLGLGSVKIRVTGMALMQPARRYGEFTWPEDGKDGLETSVTGDELRTQVRELKETWAADAFQDRSQLSTLLTFPARRAISVRYPGYGWFRPCSHVNLAADGILADPCPPPATPPKPEGSPQGLQDDVQTDPVPPPRRVPKKPEKAGPKERVVTVLAVTAKGARIEFDGQTLTVTGISSYLNIKPQDKIKVRINKQPDGRLKVDFKGKAS; this is translated from the coding sequence ATGAGCAGATTTATCCATCCGTATAATTTCGTGCCCCTGCCGGCCTCAGTGCCCCGGCAGCCGGTGGAAACCGCCCCCGGCTGGGGCAGGTTGGCTGAAGACACCTACAGCGGCTATCTCCAGGCCGACATCACCGTTTTCACCCGCCTGTTTATTCCCAGCCGACGGCCGATGGATGTGGGCTGGGAAATCACGACTGATAAACACCAGGAAAACAAGCATCCGGTTTATAAAAAATTCCTTTACCATTCTGTGGGCAACAAGAAGATGATACCGGGGTCCTCGATAAAAGGGCCGGTGCGGTCGGTCATGGAGGTCCTCAGCGATTCCTGTCTGGGCTTGTACGGCGGAAAGTATAAAAAGGATCAGCACGATAAAAAACGGCGGTTAGATTATAGTAACAAAGCCTCTGCCGAGGTCAAACCCGGCCGTTGCCGGCTACGGGCTGAAACCGGCGGTCCGGTTACAAATCCGGCTGATGGCCTCTGCGTCTGTTGCCGCCTCTTTGGTCTGGCGGCTGGCGGCGGGGCGGAACCGGAATCAGGAGAGTATACCGCCCTGCAGGGTAGATTGACCTTTGATGATTTTTATCTGAGTGATGCTGACAAAAAAGTAATCTCCACCTCTCATTTTACTCTGCCGGAGCTCTCCGACCCCAAACCCTGGCATGCCCAATTTTACCTGGACACCGGCGGCCAGATTAGAGGGCGAAAATTCTACCTGCACTATGATCCTGATCCCACTAAGTTAAATACGAAGGATAAGACTGAGCGCAACTGCACCATCCAGGAATCCATCCTGCCGGGGGCGGTGTTTACCGGCCGCATCCGCTTTACCAACCTCACGGGTTGGGAATTGGGCCTGCTGCTTTGGGGCCTGGAATTGGACGACCTGCCCCCCTTTGATGCAGAGGGTAAACGGACCCCTGATCTCAAGGCACATAAGCTGGGGATGGGCAAACCTCTAGGTCTGGGAAGCGTTAAGATTCGGGTGACAGGCATGGCCCTGATGCAACCGGCCCGACGTTATGGTGAGTTCACCTGGCCGGAAGATGGGAAGGACGGATTAGAGACCTCAGTGACCGGAGATGAGCTGCGTACCCAGGTACGGGAGCTGAAAGAAACCTGGGCTGCAGATGCCTTCCAGGACCGGAGCCAGCTCAGTACCCTGCTCACCTTTCCCGCCAGGCGGGCCATATCGGTGCGCTATCCGGGCTACGGCTGGTTCCGCCCGTGCAGCCACGTGAACTTGGCGGCCGACGGCATTCTCGCTGACCCATGCCCACCCCCGGCCACTCCCCCAAAGCCCGAAGGGTCGCCTCAAGGGCTGCAGGATGACGTACAAACTGACCCTGTTCCTCCACCCAGACGGGTCCCCAAAAAGCCGGAGAAGGCCGGACCAAAGGAACGTGTGGTGACCGTGCTGGCGGTTACCGCCAAGGGGGCCAGGATTGAGTTCGACGGACAGACCCTGACCGTCACCGGGATTAGTTCGTATCTGAACATCAAGCCGCAGGACAAAATCAAAGTCCGGATCAACAAACAGCCGGATGGCCGCCTCAAAGTCGATTTCAAAGGCAAGGCTTCATAA
- a CDS encoding RAMP superfamily CRISPR-associated protein has translation MLKRLVNECRFTLTIETKGPFIIREGRLKKAETEEEKAKKVKGDPDSLPIRRVWHDNRQDFQKNQEYYLPGTSLRGVMRSHLERIVRTLLPNPPVCCDPLSPTDPEMGCSTWFGNLKAKKQPPGFAYSHACVVCRLFGCTGQASRIRIADSPTVQVPADKLSYRDHIGIDRFTGGVCSGANFRDLVIEAGVKFHNAILIRNFELWQLGLLAYVIRDFYCWEDGLIRMGYGKTKGYGQVQGVVGDIIISYYGQAALTAPPPLQDMGDLVGEEEKKRYDLKPGTGEAGLLETYCSDRPYCTSWKVKENKKFWAAAAKAWAKNQGTFSSLETLRAAGTDSAAEPVPEVEEQP, from the coding sequence ATGCTCAAGCGACTTGTCAACGAATGCCGGTTCACCTTGACCATCGAGACCAAGGGGCCGTTTATCATTCGGGAAGGGCGTCTGAAAAAAGCTGAAACCGAGGAGGAAAAGGCCAAAAAGGTGAAGGGCGACCCGGACAGTCTGCCCATCCGGCGGGTCTGGCATGACAACCGCCAGGATTTTCAGAAAAATCAGGAGTACTATCTGCCCGGGACGTCGTTGCGGGGAGTAATGCGCAGTCATCTGGAGCGCATTGTGCGGACGTTGCTACCTAATCCCCCGGTCTGCTGCGACCCTCTGAGTCCAACTGACCCGGAAATGGGCTGCAGCACCTGGTTCGGCAACCTGAAAGCGAAAAAGCAACCTCCCGGCTTTGCCTATAGCCATGCCTGCGTGGTCTGCCGCCTCTTCGGCTGCACCGGCCAGGCCAGCCGCATCCGCATCGCCGACAGCCCTACCGTGCAAGTTCCCGCCGACAAGCTGAGCTACCGGGATCATATCGGCATCGACCGCTTTACCGGCGGGGTCTGCTCCGGGGCCAACTTCCGGGACCTGGTCATCGAAGCCGGAGTGAAATTCCACAATGCCATCCTCATCCGCAACTTCGAGCTTTGGCAATTGGGCCTGCTGGCCTACGTCATCCGGGATTTCTACTGCTGGGAGGACGGACTGATCCGCATGGGCTACGGCAAGACCAAAGGCTACGGCCAGGTGCAGGGGGTAGTGGGGGATATCATCATTTCCTATTACGGCCAGGCGGCGCTGACCGCACCGCCGCCTCTCCAGGACATGGGAGATTTGGTGGGCGAGGAGGAAAAGAAACGATATGACCTGAAACCAGGCACGGGTGAAGCTGGTCTTTTAGAGACGTACTGCAGCGATCGGCCCTACTGCACTTCCTGGAAGGTAAAGGAAAATAAGAAATTTTGGGCCGCGGCAGCCAAGGCCTGGGCCAAAAACCAAGGTACGTTTAGTTCCCTAGAAACCTTACGGGCGGCCGGAACCGACTCTGCGGCTGAGCCGGTCCCGGAGGTGGAGGAGCAGCCATGA
- the csx7 gene encoding type III CRISPR-associated RAMP protein Csx7, which produces MITFEKMYNRYHLTGTLMLNQAAHIGSGAGNDEIDSLFICDHQGRHFIPGSSLRGALRSTVERVIGVLLKNGSCCLDPMSDLACPSGNRAKQEKMNEFVGKNKETEICQKIATDLCPTCQIFGSPFLSSRVRLADLFPQNNCHPQGQKRFGVAIDRDTETAAKGLLFTYQVVEAGEKFDFELWAENMTDDNWGVLAIGLLEMISGHFWLGGKKNTSGLGQCQLREDSLKLEYFDGSSGLKHYLLKQAWPVIKNGGQVKAFLTEKVKNLLEKAAA; this is translated from the coding sequence ATGATAACCTTTGAAAAAATGTATAACCGCTACCATCTCACCGGTACGCTGATGTTAAACCAGGCCGCCCATATCGGCAGCGGCGCCGGGAATGATGAAATTGATTCCTTGTTTATCTGTGACCATCAGGGCCGCCACTTTATACCCGGCTCCTCCCTGCGAGGGGCCTTGCGGTCCACGGTGGAGCGGGTTATTGGTGTCTTGCTGAAAAATGGGAGTTGCTGTCTGGACCCAATGAGTGACCTGGCTTGCCCGTCGGGAAATCGCGCCAAACAGGAAAAAATGAATGAATTCGTTGGGAAAAATAAAGAGACGGAGATCTGCCAAAAGATCGCAACCGATCTCTGTCCCACCTGCCAGATCTTCGGCTCACCGTTTCTGTCTTCCCGGGTCCGCCTGGCTGATCTTTTCCCGCAGAACAACTGCCATCCCCAGGGGCAGAAACGCTTCGGTGTGGCCATTGACCGGGATACCGAGACTGCAGCCAAGGGTCTGCTCTTCACCTATCAGGTGGTGGAGGCCGGGGAAAAATTCGATTTTGAGCTCTGGGCTGAAAATATGACCGATGACAATTGGGGGGTGTTGGCCATAGGCCTTTTGGAGATGATCTCTGGCCATTTCTGGCTGGGCGGCAAGAAAAACACCTCCGGTCTGGGCCAGTGCCAGCTCCGGGAAGATTCATTAAAGCTGGAATACTTTGACGGATCCTCCGGGCTGAAGCACTATCTTCTCAAGCAAGCGTGGCCGGTAATTAAAAACGGCGGCCAGGTCAAGGCTTTCCTGACCGAAAAAGTAAAAAATTTGTTGGAAAAAGCTGCTGCCTGA
- a CDS encoding RAMP superfamily CRISPR-associated protein, with protein MTWKLTVKLLSPVCLVQNRGVGNTLPTLDYIPGSTVRGLLAQLYLEQPGCSADANFRDLFINEVVSYPNLYPEGAQVIPFSALTCKYHPGFGTMNDIHGAVDGVLPWLRHQFNSQVPLEELAKVCQWEGCGAPLDRLNGYYLVAGGSERQVTVKKRLLARTAILETLEVAKSGDLYSLEVLQEGQEFLGDLAAPSDKVQQLLALLATQSRGWLGTARSRGLGEVELSLAEEEDTASYTVGQRLAGFNAGLHQDGRLRCFNLTLLSDAIVLDELLGYRCQPLIEDLKLAVGVTGKSVLDEFRLFTAWSGVQRLSGWQAAWKLPKPEEQAIRRGSVFVFGLNRIDQALDSQQISEVVKILADLERNGLGERPAEGFGRLRVCHEFHWENPFK; from the coding sequence ATGACCTGGAAACTGACGGTAAAGCTTCTGTCCCCTGTCTGTCTGGTGCAAAATCGGGGAGTAGGCAACACCCTGCCCACCTTAGATTATATCCCCGGATCCACCGTGCGGGGTCTACTGGCCCAGTTGTATCTGGAACAACCCGGCTGCAGCGCCGACGCTAACTTCCGGGATCTCTTTATCAATGAGGTCGTGAGCTATCCTAATCTCTACCCCGAGGGTGCCCAGGTTATCCCTTTCTCGGCCCTTACCTGTAAGTATCATCCTGGATTTGGGACAATGAATGATATTCACGGGGCCGTGGACGGGGTCCTCCCCTGGCTGCGCCACCAGTTCAATTCCCAAGTCCCTCTGGAAGAGCTGGCTAAAGTTTGCCAATGGGAGGGTTGCGGCGCCCCCCTGGACCGACTGAACGGCTATTACCTTGTGGCAGGCGGCTCAGAACGACAGGTTACCGTCAAGAAACGTCTCCTGGCCCGCACTGCCATCCTCGAAACCCTGGAGGTGGCCAAGTCCGGAGACCTCTACTCCCTGGAAGTCTTACAGGAGGGGCAGGAATTTTTGGGGGACCTGGCGGCGCCGTCGGACAAGGTCCAGCAGCTCTTGGCCTTGCTGGCGACTCAATCCCGGGGCTGGTTGGGCACGGCCCGGAGCCGTGGGCTAGGTGAGGTTGAGCTGTCCCTGGCTGAGGAAGAGGATACAGCATCGTATACCGTGGGCCAGCGTCTGGCCGGGTTCAACGCCGGGCTGCATCAGGACGGTCGGCTGCGGTGTTTCAATTTGACCCTGCTCAGTGACGCCATAGTCCTGGATGAATTGCTGGGCTACCGCTGTCAGCCCCTCATTGAGGATCTCAAGCTTGCAGTTGGCGTTACCGGGAAATCAGTGTTGGATGAATTTCGCCTCTTCACCGCCTGGAGCGGTGTCCAGCGGCTGAGTGGCTGGCAGGCTGCCTGGAAGCTTCCCAAACCCGAGGAGCAGGCCATTCGCCGGGGCTCGGTGTTTGTTTTCGGACTGAATCGGATAGATCAGGCCCTCGACAGCCAGCAGATTTCCGAGGTGGTGAAGATTTTGGCCGACCTGGAAAGGAACGGGTTGGGGGAGCGCCCCGCCGAAGGCTTCGGCCGGCTGCGGGTCTGCCACGAGTTCCATTGGGAGAATCCATTCAAATGA
- a CDS encoding RAMP superfamily CRISPR-associated protein: protein MPAHERHLQITFSTPFRVGSGLGRGLGVDHTAVRDADGLPYIPGSMLKGRLRSMCKRLALSLPGDFGKVCQTATDTESCKSPHPCVICRLFGSRFWPGALRFGDGRLDDTKRTELLLRQCLYPGGIDPKVAQARTQVRLNRRRGVAEAKLLFCGETISPEYSFTATVFLVKPLDKQAEQLFTWGVQLLTHLGANKSRGLGRCSLSLT, encoded by the coding sequence ATGCCGGCGCATGAACGCCACTTGCAGATTACTTTCAGCACGCCATTTCGGGTGGGCAGCGGCTTGGGCCGTGGTCTGGGAGTGGATCACACCGCAGTGCGGGATGCCGACGGCCTGCCGTATATTCCTGGCTCCATGCTCAAAGGCCGCCTGCGCAGTATGTGTAAGCGCCTGGCTTTGAGTCTGCCGGGGGATTTTGGCAAAGTTTGCCAGACCGCCACTGATACCGAATCGTGTAAGTCCCCTCACCCCTGCGTCATCTGTCGGCTTTTTGGTTCGCGGTTCTGGCCGGGAGCATTGCGCTTTGGCGACGGCCGGCTGGATGACACCAAGCGCACCGAACTGCTGCTGCGCCAGTGCCTCTACCCCGGCGGCATCGATCCCAAGGTGGCGCAGGCCCGCACCCAGGTGCGCCTGAACCGGCGCCGAGGGGTAGCAGAGGCTAAATTGCTGTTCTGCGGGGAGACCATCTCTCCGGAATACAGCTTTACCGCCACCGTTTTTCTGGTCAAACCTCTGGATAAGCAGGCCGAACAATTGTTTACCTGGGGAGTGCAGCTCCTAACTCATCTAGGGGCCAACAAGTCCCGGGGGTTGGGCCGGTGCAGTCTCAGTCTGACTTAA
- a CDS encoding Cas10/Cmr2 second palm domain-containing protein: protein MSFLVLFDTDRIQEYVFATQKLKAIRGGSFLLEDLNLNRQTLGLIKKYKGQVIYVGGGAGAATFDEAKRAGNYCQELEQLYRDETVIAGITSWIEPEKAGESFLKWVERAERGLRRRKDEKVRIIPLVSNPYEKVCELCGRLPATICQKDEGYICRSCQIQMENGAKYKYSLMYQAIEDSLSPGSVKWPESLANIGEKSDPEGYIGLIYSDGNRMGLRRQELLEEEPQKARENYARFSKCVDQATRWAMVQAVIEVLGQPQDNRTYPVQFFITGGDDMLAAVPAHQAVPIALKFAELFREYYKNGRKDENGEILFTGLDNTASVAIGVALAKQNYPLYSLIDTARELQKLAKQRAWKEREGDVSTLDFLATSSSLLQPVKEQRQKELAYDNLSLTQRPYTIEEAKILLERIRTLKKSGFPRNKINDLWQPLYKGRLAASLDYLVLLSRLSDQGSPSPRQALLQVAEAFGLSPFPWRLNNHFTYHTPLLDLAELYDFILEEEN, encoded by the coding sequence ATGTCATTTTTGGTGCTCTTTGATACAGATCGAATTCAGGAATATGTTTTTGCCACTCAAAAGCTGAAGGCCATCCGGGGCGGCAGTTTCCTGCTGGAAGATTTGAATTTGAACCGGCAAACCTTAGGCCTTATTAAAAAATATAAAGGTCAGGTAATCTATGTGGGCGGGGGTGCCGGGGCCGCCACCTTTGACGAAGCCAAACGGGCGGGTAATTATTGCCAGGAATTAGAGCAGTTATACCGTGACGAAACAGTCATTGCCGGGATAACCTCCTGGATTGAACCGGAGAAGGCGGGAGAATCTTTCCTGAAATGGGTGGAACGTGCCGAAAGAGGTTTGCGCCGCCGCAAGGACGAAAAAGTTCGGATAATACCTTTGGTAAGCAATCCCTATGAGAAAGTCTGCGAGCTCTGCGGCCGGCTGCCAGCAACAATATGCCAAAAAGATGAGGGTTATATCTGTAGGTCCTGTCAGATTCAGATGGAAAATGGGGCCAAATACAAGTACTCACTCATGTACCAGGCCATCGAGGACAGTTTATCGCCAGGGAGTGTAAAATGGCCTGAAAGTCTGGCAAATATTGGTGAAAAGTCAGACCCTGAGGGTTACATCGGCCTGATCTACTCCGACGGCAACCGCATGGGGTTGCGGCGCCAGGAACTTTTAGAGGAAGAACCACAAAAGGCCCGGGAGAATTACGCCAGGTTCAGTAAATGTGTGGATCAGGCGACACGCTGGGCCATGGTTCAGGCGGTAATCGAAGTTTTGGGCCAACCGCAGGACAACCGGACCTATCCGGTGCAGTTTTTCATCACCGGGGGGGATGATATGCTGGCTGCGGTTCCGGCTCACCAGGCTGTTCCCATTGCCTTGAAGTTCGCGGAATTATTTAGGGAATACTATAAAAATGGCCGAAAAGATGAAAACGGGGAAATTCTTTTCACCGGTCTGGATAATACTGCCTCCGTGGCCATCGGCGTGGCCCTGGCCAAGCAGAATTACCCTCTGTACAGTCTTATCGATACCGCCCGGGAGCTGCAGAAGTTGGCCAAACAGCGGGCCTGGAAGGAACGGGAAGGTGATGTTTCCACTCTTGATTTTCTGGCCACGTCTAGTTCACTGCTGCAGCCCGTAAAGGAGCAACGGCAGAAGGAACTGGCCTATGACAACCTATCTTTGACCCAACGCCCCTATACTATCGAGGAGGCCAAAATCCTGTTGGAACGGATACGGACATTAAAAAAGAGTGGGTTCCCCCGGAACAAGATCAACGATTTGTGGCAGCCTCTTTATAAAGGGCGTCTGGCCGCCAGCCTGGATTACTTGGTTCTCCTTTCCCGGCTGTCCGACCAGGGCAGTCCGTCACCCCGGCAGGCGCTGTTGCAGGTGGCCGAGGCCTTTGGCCTTTCACCCTTCCCCTGGCGTTTAAATAATCACTTTACCTACCACACGCCGCTTTTGGATTTAGCTGAGCTGTATGATTTTATACTAGAAGAGGAGAACTGA
- a CDS encoding four helix bundle protein, giving the protein MAKAVYLVATKGELSRDFGFRDQIRRSAVSVMANLAEGFERGRRTEFHQFISIAKSSCAELRSHLYLALDIGYLDQETFSRLHAMTEELSRILGGLGASVEKQKG; this is encoded by the coding sequence CTGGCTAAGGCGGTGTACCTGGTTGCCACTAAGGGAGAATTGTCTCGGGATTTTGGGTTTCGGGATCAGATCAGGCGGTCGGCCGTATCAGTCATGGCCAATTTGGCGGAAGGGTTTGAACGGGGCCGACGGACCGAATTCCATCAGTTTATTTCCATTGCCAAATCCTCTTGCGCCGAATTACGGTCGCATCTCTATCTCGCCCTTGATATTGGCTATCTTGATCAAGAAACATTTTCCCGGCTGCATGCTATGACCGAGGAACTCTCCCGCATTTTAGGAGGTTTGGGGGCGTCCGTGGAGAAGCAGAAGGGTTGA
- a CDS encoding four helix bundle protein — MYLVATKGELSRDFGFRDQIRRSAVSVMANLAEGFERGRRTEFHQFISIAKSSCAELRSHLYLALDIGYLD, encoded by the coding sequence GTGTACCTGGTTGCCACGAAGGGGGAATTGTCTCGGGATTTTGGGTTTCGGGATCAGATCAGGCGGTCGGCCGTATCAGTCATGGCCAATTTGGCGGAAGGGTTTGAACGGGGCCGACGGACCGAATTCCATCAGTTTATTTCCATTGCCAAATCCTCTTGCGCCGAATTACGGTCGCATCTCTATCTCGCCCTTGATATTGGCTATCTTGATTAA
- a CDS encoding four helix bundle protein, with translation MACAKSSCAELRSHLYLALDIGYLDQETFTRLHAMTEELSRILGGLRASVEKQKG, from the coding sequence TTGGCCTGTGCCAAATCCTCTTGCGCCGAATTACGGTCGCATCTCTATCTCGCCCTTGATATTGGCTATCTTGATCAAGAAACATTTACCCGGCTGCATGCCATGACCGAGGAACTCTCCCGAATTTTAGGAGGTCTCCGGGCGTCCGTGGAGAAGCAGAAGGGTTGA
- a CDS encoding four helix bundle protein → MRKLHHSVLSPRPSLLPLACAKSSCAELRSHLYLALDIGYLDQETFSRLHAMTEELSRILGGLGASVEKQKG, encoded by the coding sequence TTGAGGAAGCTTCACCACTCAGTCCTCAGTCCTCGGCCCTCGTTACTGCCCTTGGCCTGTGCCAAATCCTCTTGCGCCGAATTACGGTCGCATCTCTATCTCGCCCTTGATATTGGCTATCTTGATCAAGAAACATTTTCCCGGCTGCATGCTATGACCGAGGAACTCTCCCGCATTTTAGGAGGTTTGGGGGCGTCCGTGGAGAAGCAGAAGGGTTGA
- a CDS encoding four helix bundle protein → MRKLHHSVLSPRPSLLPLACAKSSCAELRSHLYLALDIGYLDQETFSRLHAMTEELSRILGGLGASVEKQKG, encoded by the coding sequence TTGAGGAAGCTTCACCACTCAGTCCTCAGTCCTCGGCCCTCGTTGCTGCCCTTGGCCTGTGCCAAATCCTCTTGCGCCGAATTACGGTCGCATCTCTATCTCGCCCTTGATATTGGCTATCTTGATCAAGAAACATTTTCCCGGCTGCATGCTATGACCGAGGAACTCTCCCGCATTTTAGGAGGTTTGGGGGCGTCCGTGGAGAAGCAGAAGGGTTGA
- a CDS encoding CRISPR-associated endonuclease Cas1, which translates to MHESSALKNYPRVWRALLLAGLNPHISFLHSFQEQKPTLAFDLIEEFRSQVVDRAILSMLTRKATALFGAAIEAFNGPDIFKLFENRSNEVFSL; encoded by the coding sequence TTGCATGAAAGCAGTGCTCTTAAAAACTATCCCCGGGTGTGGCGGGCCCTGCTGCTGGCCGGTCTGAATCCCCACATCAGTTTCTTGCATTCCTTCCAGGAACAGAAGCCCACTTTAGCCTTTGATCTCATTGAAGAATTCCGCTCCCAGGTGGTGGACCGAGCCATTCTCAGCATGTTGACCCGGAAAGCTACCGCTCTTTTCGGGGCCGCTATTGAGGCATTTAACGGGCCGGACATCTTCAAACTTTTCGAAAATCGGTCCAATGAGGTTTTTTCTCTTTGA